The region CATCGAGACTGTCCTCGACCGGCTCACGTCGGAGGATTTCGCGGACGCATTCAAAGGGGTCTTCGAACAGCAAACGGTTCCCGAACAGGATATCGATGCTGTCGTCGAGTTCCTTCGTGACCAGCAGCGCCGAATCGATTCTGAATTATAACATCGACTGTCGGTGGGGTCTGCCTTGGGACCGATCGAAACACGGAGGGTCGGACGCCGAACGACTTAACCAACAGTGTGGACAAAGTACCCCCAAGCGTTGGTTAATAGCCGGGGAAGGGTGTTCAGCCCTCGGCGACCGTCCCGATTATCTCCTGAGCGGTCGAACTGATCCGGCTGAGACGATCCTGGACCACATCGGGATCGTCGGCCTGCCACGCGGCAAGATAGAACGCTGACCCGCTCGTATCCAGGTCGAAATACCGCCCGACAATGTACGCAACGGCTTCGGCTTCGACCTCGCGTTTTGCACGCTCGGGTTCGTCGTCGACATCGAAATGGAGCAGCGCGTGGGCATACTCGTGAATCAGCGTCACGGCGAGATCGTAGATGAGTGTGTAGTCGTCGACGGCCGGCTCCGCCTCGTTGGCAGAGAGGAGGTTCGCCGCGGCGCTGCCCTTCGCGACGGCCCCGTAGAACGTGGTCGATTCGACGACCAGGTGGACGATGCCGAGGAACGGCGTCGACGACTCGCTCAGCCAGCCGCCGACTTATCGCCGCTCGCGACCATCCGGACAGCATCCCGGCCAACCGCCTCGCTTCACTGTTCACCCACCCCAGCTCCGTCTGAGAGAGTTGCTCACGTGCATCCGCCCTTTCAGGATCTTGCCATGGGTCCACTGCAGCCGCTCGCTCTCTGAACACCCGAGACTGCTCGATACTCATTTCTCGAACCACGGTCCCCGTTCGCCCCTCTCTGTCCGAGGTCTGTCGTCGATCGAACTGCGTCGATGTCCGCTCGATTTCCCACTCGCGCCTCCATCCGCTCTTCGGCTTCCAGTGTCAGCTCGTATTGCTTTGAATCGGGATGATAAGCATGAAATTTTGGTCCAGATACAATAAAGAATATACTCTGCGCGGATTATTATGATGAATATGTTGTCTCGAAGATCGATAACCGCTAAAGCCGTTGTAACCGCGATAGGTTTATTTTCAGGATGCGTACGTGTCGGTGGTGAAAAGGAAGACGACGTATCCGTTTGCAACCTTTCGGAAGATGATATAAAAGGGGATATCAGTATTAGACGAAAAGAAAATGCAAGTGTTGTGTTAGATGATGATTTCACTCTCGAAAAGCAGACGACTGAGAATTTACGCTGTGAGCAATTTGGGGAGCCAATCAGTTATGGGGGCGAACATGTAGTAGAGATCACACTTAATTCTGGCCGTTCAGACTCAACCGTTTGGAATGTCCCGCAAAACCCGGACGGGAGCCATGACGAGAACGAACTAATGGAAGTCCTTGTACACGATAAGAAGATTGAATTTAGGATTATACAGTCCGGGCAGGATTAGATCTGGATGATCTCTCCCCCATGGGAGTTAACATGGTCTTGCCACCAGTCTTCGGTACAAAATGACACCCGATCGTTGTGATGGCATGCTTTCCCCTCACCACTGTCATCATCACAGAAATCTGTCAGATTCTTATCCGGCCAGTGCGCTCCACATCCGCCCTCAACATACCAAGTCGCCATCAGACTCGCTTCATCGTTAGTGTCATACGTATCATAGAGTATATTTCCATCACCGTGCGCAGCATTAAGACAGTGACCAAATTCGTGTATGACTGTATTCTTATAAATTTGCTTCGTATACGGGAAATTTCCGGTAGTCACGTTCACATTAGCAAACGCATACTTTCCGTCCTCGGGATAGCGTCTATCTGTAACTGTATTAGCTATTCTATCCTCCTTAGGTCCTGCTCCTGCTGTCCAGTTTGCGTATCCCGCGCCATCTAACCCGTTTGAGGAAGAAAAATCTACTGAACGTTCGTAAAGAATCACATGAAGTGACGCACTATCCAGTTCTCCCTCAGCATGTAGCTGATCCTCACAGTAGCGAACCTAACCTGACCGGTCACCATTTGAGTACTGTGAATTATCTAAACTGGTAGAACCTCCAGTGGCTGACAAATCGATTGAAAGGGTACCTGCACGATCATCTACATTATTCAACGCAGATTTCGCAGTATCCACTCTACTACTACTTACTGCGCCAGTTCAATGGACCTTGACTTTCAATGCCATCAGTCTATCATACGATATTCTTCTATAATAGTTTTACTAATAATTGAAGATATAGAAAGTTTTAATTGGCTATAATTTGTGTGTAATTGTGGGTATGGAACCAAATAGAAGATCGATTCTGAAGTCGGTAGGTGCATCAGTTGCCACAATCGGTGGAATGTCCACAGCTGTTGATGCCGCTGAGTTTTCTGATTCTGGATCGGAATTGCAATTCGCCGAAGCTGCAGTAGGCTTCCACCCGGTAAGCGAGAATAACTCCCCACATACAGAGAGACTACCTTCATACGGAGTGGATCCAAAAGAATCAAATCTTTATTTATTTACAAAAAATAAATCTATGGTTCAAAATTTCACCAAAAATACCCAAGCAGTATTCTCCACGTCAGAAGGAATATGTCAGTTTCCGGGGAATATTTTCAACAAGCCAGACCTGATGGAGGTGCCTATAATGGAGGATGGATCAATGACTAATCAGTTTGCATCTCTGTCCTCAAAACCCGTTTCCCTGCCATTTCTGGAAAATTTGAGAAAGATGGTTCACTCCATATATCTCATGCGAATGATGAATACAACGTACGAAGGGGAGACCGAGCGAAAATTCGTCTTGATGCCGGGAAAGTTACTACCAAAGATAATGACAGGATTACCGTTAGGCCAGTTATGACATTCAAGAATCACGGAAGGGTTTCAGTCAAATGTCTTTGAACGGCTGTGGTGAGTCGTCAGACGTAGCTTGATCTTATGGTTTCAGCGACTGCTTGATGTTGTGAACCGTACACATCAAAACGAATTCTCGAAACTCACGATGCTTTATCAATGGTCTCACACCTTCTTCGCGGAGTTTTTCGGGTAAATCTATCCAGTCGTAGCCTTTGTCGCCAGCCAAGCTGTGTGTCGTGCGTTTTCTCAGTCGTACAGTGAACGTCCAGAATCGCGTGACTCTCTGTATCCACGAGTGCTGTTGTTTTGAGTGTCTGCACCCGGTAATTCGTCCGGCGACAGTAGTGTTTGCTGGCGTTTTCCCGGTCGCGAACGTCGCCAGTCCGACCACCATCCGGAGCGACGGCTTCAGCGTAATTCAAGGTGGAGCCTCCGGCCTCAAGGAGCGACCGAAGCGTAGCGAAGGGAGCGAGTAGGCCGGAGAGGATACGAGGGACCAAAGGTCCCTCTGACCGTGCGAACGGGCCTGCGGCCCGTGAGCAGAAACCGACATGGTACGACGGAACCGGCACGCTACGACCAACCGACTCCCGAACGTGTAAGTACCGTCGGGCCCTCTCTGAAGTATGGACGTGCGTCGAACCGCCGTCGTGAAACTCGCCGTTTCCGACGAGCAACGCGACGCACTCCACCGAACCGCTGACCAATACCTGTACTGCGCGAACCGAACTGCCGACTACTGTTGGTCCAACACCTCATACACTGAGTGCAAAACCAACAAACGAACAGTGCGGGACGCACTCTACTCCGAACTCCGAAAGGAAACGGAGTTGCAGGCACAACTCGTCCAAGCCGCTATCCGACGCGCCGTCGAAGCTGTCAAAGGCGTTGTCGAACGCTGGAAGAAAGGACAGCACATCTCGTGTCCGACGTTCACCGCTGAAACGATGGACTACGACATGCGAAGCGCGACATTCTACCGAAACAAGGTGTCGCTGGCAACTGTTGAGGGGCGGGTCGAATCCTCGTTCATTCTTCCGGCAGACAGTCCGACACCCTACGAGCGGTACGTACTCTCCGAGGACTACGAGTTCCGCGAGAGTACGCTTCGGTATGACGCGGTAACCGACGGGTTCTACCTCAACATCTCGACTCAACGGATTAACGACGACGGTGAGGTTCCGGCAGATACCGGGCACCCCGACCAAACGGTCCTCGGTATCGACCTCGGCGTCAACTCGTTGGCCGTCTCCTCAACCGGCACGTTCTGGCAAGGAGACGAGTACGACCACTGGTGTGGCGAGTTTGAGAAGCGACGTGGAGAGATGCAACAGCGCGGCACGCAAGCCGCGCACAACGCCCTGCTTCGCCTCGGAAAGCGCGAAGAAGCGTGGCGGAAACAGTACATCCACACGGTCGCCAACGAACTCGTCTCGGAGGCCGTTGAACACGACTGCGACGTTATTGTGTTCGAGGACTTAACCGACATCCGAGAGCGGCTTCCACAGGCGAAGTGGCACCATGTGTGGGCGTTCCGACGCCTCTTCGAGTACGTCTCCTACAAGGCTCCTGAACAGGGTGTTTCCGTGGAACAGGTCGAGCCGAACCACACGTCCCAACGCTGTTCTCGAATGGATTGTGGGTTCACGCACGACGATAACCGTCACGGAGAACACTTTGAGTGCCAGAAGTGCGGGTACGAAGTGAACGCTGACTACAACGGTGCGAAGAACATCGGGCTACGGTACGCTCGAAAGCGAATCCACAAACTCCGTTCCTCGCCCAAGTCGGGGAGCGGAGACGCAGAAGTAGACCTGCGTATAAATGGTGGGACGTTGAACGGTGAGAGTCACCGG is a window of halophilic archaeon DL31 DNA encoding:
- a CDS encoding LtrC-like protein (KEGG: hvo:HVO_A0060 LtrC-like protein) → MTLIHEYAHALLHFDVDDEPERAKREVEAEAVAYIVGRYFDLDTSGSAFYLAAWQADDPDVVQDRLSRISSTAQEIIGTVAEG
- a CDS encoding hypothetical protein (KEGG: hma:rrnAC1560 transposase); translated protein: MVVGLATFATGKTPANTTVAGRITGCRHSKQQHSWIQRVTRFWTFTVRLRKRTTHSLAGDKGYDWIDLPEKLREEGVRPLIKHREFREFVLMCTVHNIKQSLKP
- a CDS encoding transposase, IS605 OrfB family (KEGG: hwa:HQ3574A IS1341-type transposase~TIGRFAM: Transposase, IS605 OrfB, C-terminal~PFAM: Transposase, IS605 OrfB, C-terminal; Transposase, probable, IS891/IS1136/IS1341), whose product is MDVRRTAVVKLAVSDEQRDALHRTADQYLYCANRTADYCWSNTSYTECKTNKRTVRDALYSELRKETELQAQLVQAAIRRAVEAVKGVVERWKKGQHISCPTFTAETMDYDMRSATFYRNKVSLATVEGRVESSFILPADSPTPYERYVLSEDYEFRESTLRYDAVTDGFYLNISTQRINDDGEVPADTGHPDQTVLGIDLGVNSLAVSSTGTFWQGDEYDHWCGEFEKRRGEMQQRGTQAAHNALLRLGKREEAWRKQYIHTVANELVSEAVEHDCDVIVFEDLTDIRERLPQAKWHHVWAFRRLFEYVSYKAPEQGVSVEQVEPNHTSQRCSRMDCGFTHDDNRHGEHFECQKCGYEVNADYNGAKNIGLRYARKRIHKLRSSPKSGSGDAEVDLRINGGTLNGESHRPIAGD